GCAAGGGGGTAGGTTCCCACTACAAGGAGTTTTTGAGTCGATCCGATTTCACGTCCCTTGATAATAAAAGGTTCTTTCGAGAAACAGGGGATCAAATACCCTAAAGATTTTTATAATTAGACATCAACTGCGGAAGTTGGGCTAAGAAAGGCCATTGAGGTCTTTAAAATTTCACCCCGGTACAAAAAACAGATCGACCGGAAATGGACCTGGAAAGCCAGAAGAGTTCTTTGGAGCGGCTGAACCTCTTGAATGACGAGAAGGGATTAGGTGCCAGGCGGAACGAGGCCTCGTACCGGAGCGTACAAAGTTAGTACGTGAGGACACGAGGGCGAAGTGACAACGCCGCAGATGATCCCTTATCGACGTTCAAGATTAGGTCCAAAACGAGCGGCCGGTATAGACAGGTCTGATCAAATCCTGCATCGAAACGATTCCGCCGATTTTAGAATCAACCGAAACCGCGAGGTGGCGAACCTTGCGCTGAAACATCATATCGCTGGCTTCGTTATCGGTTTTTTCCTCATCGATCACAAAGGGAACCGACATGACCGCTTCCACCTTAACGATATAGGGATTTAAATCTTTTTCCAGAACATTCCGGATAATGTCAGATTCTTCCAAAATACCGACGATTTCATTTCCCTTGCAAACTAATAAACTTCCAAGTTTCTTTTCGGTCATAATATTGACCGCTTCACGTACGGTTTTTTGCGCATCTACTTTCACGGGGTTTTTCGTCATAATTTGTTTAACTTTTACCATGGGATTCTCCTGGTGAGAAGGTTTAGTGCTAATGTTTATTATAGTAAGCAATATATATGCCAAAATTATTAATTTAAATTAATAAATAAAATCAATGTCTTATGTATTTAAGGTGATTCTGGTTTTGTTTCATCTTTAAAACGTTTGTTCCATATTTCATTTTTTTCCATAAATTTTCCCTTTTTATTCCTTTATGTATGAACCTGTTTCCTCCCAAAAAGATCAAACTTCGCAAATAAATCGAGGTTGACCATTCCAAAAAATAGATTCATAATCAAGATCAATTATATGTATTCAAGAGGTTAAAAAATGACCTGGAAACAAGCTTACGAAGGGGTCGCCATGTTTGCGGACCCCATCCATGAATATATTCCGTTTACCACTCCGACCTCGGCTCATCCTGAGGAAATGACCGAAAAAGATCTGATTGATACCCCCTGGGTTCAGCGTTTAAGATATGTTTACCAGCTTCAAAGCGCCAGATGGGTCTATCCATCGGCTGAACATACCCGTTTTCCTCATTCTATCGGCGCGATGCATATTGCCAGCCGTTTTGCGAAGCGGCTTTACCCGTCATTAAAGGCCGTCATTAAAAATCCCCCCTCAGCCGAGTATATTGAAGCGGTGTTGAGAATTGCCGCACTCCTTCACGATTCAGGACATGGTCCTTTTTGCCATTTTTTTGACCATAATTTTTTGGAACAATTTAATCTGACCCATGAAGATATCAGTCAAAAAATCATTACTGATGAGCTTGGCCCCATGATCAAGAAGATTAAAAGAAGCCCTTCGGGACCTTTTCGGGCGGGAGAAAAACTGGTTCCTGAGCAGATTGCCTTTTTAATTAAAAAAGATTATCAAAAAGATAAAAAGAATTTTCCTCAATGGCTGACCTTTCTTCAACCGTTACTGGGGGGAATTTACACCGCTGATAACCTTGATTATGTTTTAAGAGACGCTTATATGTGCGGTGTCGCGATCGGCCCTGTCGACCTCGACCGGCTGATTTACTACACTTTTTTCACCGACAAGGGGCTTACCCTTCATCGTTCCGGATTTCCTGCCCTCAGCATGTTTTTAAACAGTCGTCTTTATATGTATTCCAACGTTTATTATCACCGGACAACGCGGGCCATTGACCTTCATCTTAAAGAAATTTTTCGCCCGACGATTCAGCAGATTCTCCCTAAAAACCCTTTACATCAAATGAGCGATTATCTTTCTCTCACCGATTGGAATTTGATCGAGGAGGTGCGAAAATGGAAGTCCTCCAGAGATAAAGAAAAACAGAGGCTCGGGGTGGAATGGGATCGAATTCTCAACCGTCAGGTCAAGTGGAAGATGGCTTTTGAAACCATCCTTTCGATAAAAACTCACGAAAAAGGGAGCACGATGATTGAAGCGGAGGAACTTGAAAGAAAAATCCGGAAGGTATTGCCCCCCTCTCTGAAAAATGTGACTTTTCGAGTCGATATGCCCGGGCAGGACCCCCGGCCGATCAATCCCCTGATGATGGGGGAACAGCAGATTTATATTTACAACCCCTCCAATAAAAAAGTGTCGAAAGAAGCCTTATGGGAGTTTTTTGATTATATTCCCGCCCGTATTTATCAGTGCCGGATTTTCACCCTGAATCACGATCATGACGAACAACTCTCCGAGGCGGTCGAAAAAGTGTTGGGAGGAGCTATATCCTCCATTCCCACGAATATCTGAAAAATGATTGATCTGAAGAATGTTTCTCGAACTTATCCTCAGGGTTCCCTGACAGTTCATGCTCTGAACGAAATTTCTTTTCATATTTTCCCCGGTGAGTTTTGTCTCCTCATGGGGCCGAGCGGCTGTGGAAAGAGCACCCTCTTAAATCTTATCGGGGGTTTGGACCAGCCGACTTCCGGGGAAATTTTTTTTCAGGGGCGTTCTACCGCCCACCTGACTGACCGGGAGTGGACCCTCTACCGCCGGACAAAAATCGGAATCGTCTTTCAATTTTTTAATCTGCTGCCGACCTTGTCGGTGTATGAAAACATTTCCCTTCCCCTTGTTCTCAACAAGCTTTCCCGAAAAGAAATAGACCGGAAGGTTTTTCAGCTGGCAGACCGGTTGGGCCTCCTCGGAAAAGAAGCAAGACTTCCAGGAGATCTTTCAGGGGGAGAACAACAACGGGTCGCGATTGCCCGGGCATTGGTTCATTCACCCGACCTTCTTTTGGCTGATGAGCCGACGGGGAACCTCGACTCTCAAATGGGGACGCAGATCCTCGATTTAATCAGGGCGGTTTCAAAAGAAAATCAAATGACCGTCGTGATGGCCAGCCATAGTCAGGAAGCGGCATCTTACGGAGACCGAATCATCCGGTTAAAAGACGGGAAGATTTTGTCTTAAACAGGATTAATTATGCTGAAATTATTGAAAATATGGAGTTTTTCTCATTTTAAAATCTTAAAGGGGAATACGCTCGTAACGCTTTTGGGCATCGCCTTTGGCGTTGCTATTTTTACAGCGATTCAAATCGCGAACCAAAACATCCGGGACTCTTTTAAATGGACAATCGACCAGGTGGCCGGAAAAAGCCGGCTGGAAATCACCGGGCCGGATTCGGGATTTTCAGAGGAAAAGATCGTCAAGGTTCGAGAGTTCCCCGGTGTCAAAGAAGCGCTTCCCATGATTTTTCAATCCGTTTCAGTTCAGGATCCCATAACAAAAGGTGAGGAAGAGGTGGTGGTTTTGGGTGTCGACCTCCTTCAGCAGTCGCAATTTCCTGACTTTACGATCGTTCAGGACGAACACCCTGAATTCTTACCGGGGATGACCGGTTTATTAGAGCCGAATTCGATTCTTATCTCGAGTTTTCTCGCGGAACATTTTCATCTACGTTCCGGATCTGTTTTCTCTTTTACATCCGGTCACAAAACAATTCACACCCATGTCGCGGGTATCATCCAGGAACCCCATGACCTTCCTCCCCTCTACGGCGGTTTTTTCGCAATGATGGATATCGCTTCTTCCCAGGTTCTTTTTAACAAATTAGGAAAATTAGACCGGATCGGTCTTTTGGTCGAAGAAAATGAGCCCCTGGAGCCTTTAATCAAAGAGATTGAACACACCCTTCCCGGTCTCATGGTTCAAAGCCCGGAACAAAAGAACAGCATGGTCGACAGTATGCTCGGCTCTTTTAACTTGAATTTAAAAGCATTGAGTGAAATTTCCATTCTGGTCGGCATGTTTCTCATTTACAACACGCTATCTCTTTTGGTTGTCCGCCGGAAAGTGGAGATCGGAATTTTAAGGTCGGTGGGTCTATCCGGGAGAGAGGTTTTGCGCCTCGTTCTTCTCGAGGCGTTGATTTTGGGCGCAATAGGGTCTCTGATCGGGATCGGTCTTGGTTTTTTAATCTCCAAATGGATTTTAAAGGCGGTTTCTCTGACCGTCACCTCCCTTTATTTGAAAGTATTTACGCAGACGGTCTCTTTTCCTTTAGCCGCTGGACTTGAAAGTTTATTAACCGGCATCGGGGTTTCCCTTATTGCGGCCTTAATCCCGGCCTGGGAAGCTTCGCGATTCCTTCCGAGAGAAAACCTGATCCGCCGGGGTGAAGTCAAAAATCCGCACCTCTCAGGAGGATTGGCCCTGACTGGCCTGTTCTGTTTCATGGTCTCCTCAGTGCTGGTTTTTTTCCCTCCGATCCACCCCCTTCCTCTTTTCGGCTATCTGGCGGCAATTTTTCTCCTGATGGGATTGTCTCTCATGACGCCAGCCTGTATGTTTATTTTAAGCCGGTTTTTGACGGCGCCAATTTTTAGAAACCGGTTTGTTTTTTTTAAAATGGCGGGGAGCGGTTTTTTTAAACAGCCGGCCCGGAATTCAATTAGTATCGCGGCTCTCATGATGAGCGTTTCTCTTTTAATCAGCGTTACCTTAATGATCCATAGCTTTCGAAAAACCGTTGACCTTTGGATTGATCAAACGATTAAAGCCGATTTTGTGATCGAGCCCTCCGGGTGGTTAAATCCCGGGACCCTTTCCCTGGTGACGCCGGACCTGGAAGAAAAAATTAAAAAAATCGAGGGGATTGCCGGTGTCGATTTGTACCGGGAGGATCATCTTCTTTACGGCAACGACCCCTATCTTTTAAATTCGCGGAAGCTCTCAATCCATCAGCAATACAGCCGATACCTTTTTACCGAAGGCGATTCTTCCGAAATTTTAAAGGAGGCCATCGATCGAAATGAAATTTTAATTTCAGAGCGATTTTCTTTGGAACACCACCTTCGGAAAGGAGATTCGGTGACGTTAAATACCCCAACCGGTCCGGCTTCCTTTCAAATCGGGGGCATTTTTTATGATTATACGACCCAAGGCGGAAAAGTCGTGATCGACCGTTCTCTTTATTTGAAATATTGGAACGATCCATTGGTTAACGTCCTGGCCGTCTACCTTTCAAAGGAAAGCATCGATCAAAGAAGGGGTGAAGCGATCCGGAGAGAAGTCGAGGAAGCGCTTCAGAAGAAGGACCTGCTCGTCATTTCAAACCAGGAAATTAAGTCCAAAGTTATGGCCATTTTCGATCAGACCTTCGCCATTACCCGTGTTTTAGAGTGGATTACGATTTTTATTTCGCTTCTGGGAATTATCAATACTTTGCTCGCCAATCTCCTGGAGCAGAAAAGAGAGATCGGCATTTTAAGATCGATGGGGGCGACCCGGAATCAAATCGGCATTCTGACGCTCTGCGAAACCGGATGGATAACTTTATTGGGAAACCTGTTAGGGGCTGTTGGAGGGCTTGCCCTGTCGCTCATTTTAATTTTCGTTATTAATAAACAATCTTTTTTTTGGAGCATTCAATTTGATTTTTCCGGGATGATCTTTTTAAGAACTTTTGCGATTGTCACTTTGACGGCCATTTTGGCCGGATATTTTCCCGCGAGAAACGCCGCCGGGGGCAATATTTCCGAGGCCGTTCATTATGAATAAAACAGCGGCGTTATTTGTTTTAATTTCCCTGCTGGCACCCGGAACAGGGTCAGCCAAAGAGTTTAAACCGGCCCTTCCCGGCTATTCCTACCATTTTCCTGCCGATCATGGTTCTCATGATGATTATCAGGTCGAATGGTGGTATTTTACCGGCCATTTAACCGACAAAAAAGGCTCTCAGACCGGTTTTGAATTAACCTTTTTCAGGACCGGCGTTCAAAACGATTCCATTCGCGGAAATCCGTCGAAATGGCGGGTTGAGAATATTTATTCCGCCCATTTTGCCATTTCCGATGAAATGGAAAAGACGTTTTGGTTTCAAGAAAAAATAAGCCGGGAGGCATTGGGTAAGGCAGGCGCGGAAAAAAGTCATTTTCACGCCTGGATCGATCACTGGTACGGAAACGAAAAACAGGGTGTTTTTTACCTCGGAGCTGAGGAAGGGGCCGGCGAAAACAAAAAGAAAATCGAGCTAAAACTCATACCGGAAAAACCTTTGGTGATTCATGGCCAAATGGGTGTTAGCCCCAAGGATGAGAAGGAAATAAACAGGTCTCACTACTATTCCTTTACCCGGCTGAAAACCTCCGGGACATTGGTTTTAAATGGAAAAGAGCTGGAAGTGGAAGGAATCAGCTGGATGGACCACGAGTTTGGCTCCAGTCCTTTGCTTCCGAGCCAGACGGGATGGGATTGGTTTTCCATTCAACTGGATAACCGAACGGAGCTGATGTTTTACCAAATTCGGAATAAAGACGGTTCTGCCCCGTTTTCTTTTGGAACTCTGATCGATGAAAACGGGAAAACGGAAACCCTTCATTCTAAAGACTTTTCGATCAGGGCAAAGGGACGATGGCGTTCTCCGGGAGGCGGCTCCTACCCGATGGGATGGGAGCTGACCCTTCCCCGCGAACATTTAACGTTATTATTGACGCCCGCCATTGAAAATCAGGAGTTAAATGTTTTTGGAGGGAAAATGCGTTATTGGGAAGGGAGTGTGTCGGTTTCCGAAAAGTCTTCCACTCTTTCAGGGGCAGGATATGTAGAACTCACCGGTTATCAAACCGGTTTTGACAGTTTATTTTCGCAGAAGGGGCAGTAATTCCACCTGGATTGGATCACCTGATTGCACCGATTGCATTTATTTTTGGGTTTTTCTCCGCACATGGGACAGAGATTGAAATCATTTCTAAAAAGATGCGCGCAACTTCCGCATAAGGTGTCTAAATGCTCATCGGTTTCGAGACAACGAATCAATTCAGAAAATGGGGTTAAACCTTCTTTTACTTTTTGAAGGCCGTTTTCGCTCATCGAAATAACTCCCGCATCCTTGCAGGCATTTTTAAATTGCTGTTCGGTGGGACTCAGAGAAATCATCTCCCTTAATTTGGATTGGATAGGGAGGATTTCGAGCACGGCGCTCCTGCCTTTAAAACCAGTTTGATTGCACGATTTGCACCCTTTACCTTTAAAAAACCCGATTTTTTGGGCCTCTTTCCGGGTCAGGTTAAACGGCCTGGTCTCTTCTTCCGGCGGAGCGTAAGGGACCTTGCAGTCTGGACAAATTTTACGAACCAATCTCTGAGCCATGACCCCGATCAGGAGAGAGGAAATCATATAGCTGGGAATCCCGAGGTCTAACAAACGGATGACGGCCGAGGGCGCGTCGTTCGTATGAAGGGTTGAAATGACAAGATGTCCGGTCATGGCGGACCGAAAGGCGATTTGCGCCGTTTCCGTGTCACGAATTTCGCCCACAAAAATCACATCGGGATCCTGTCTTAAGATGGCCCGGAGAGCGGTGGCGAAGGTCAGTCCTCCCTCAGGATTTATCTGGATCTGGGTAATGCCATGCAAATGATATTCGATGGGATTTTCTACGGTAACGATATTGATCGAAGGGTGATTGATGTGATTTAACATGGCATATAATGTTGTTGTTTTTCCGCTTCCGGTTGGCCCGGTGACGAGAATGATTCCCTTTTTTCGGGAAAGCATCTCTTTAACCTTTTCTTGTTCCGGAGGCGATATTCCAAGGGTTTCAAACTTGAGCGATTCGGTCGATTGGCTTAGAATCCGGATGACCACCTTTTCGCCAAAATAACTCGGAAGAGAAGAAATTCTTAAATTGATCTCTTTGCCATTTGCCTTCAGGCGAACCTCGCCGTCCTGCGGAATCCTTTTTATCGCAATGTCAAGGTTTGCCAGAATTTTAATTCTGGACACTAAAGCGCCATGGATCCATTTGGGAATCTGCATGATTTCATGCAAGAGGCCGTCAACACGGCATCTTACGATGGATTCATTGCTGAAGGGCTCAATATGGATATCGCTGGCATTTAACTTTATCGCTTTGGCGAGAATCAGGTTTGCCATTTCAATGATCGGCGCGAGAGCATGTCTCCGGTCAGAAAGGCCATCCGGGCCATTTTCCTTAATTTCGGGAATAATTTGAACGACAGAGTCATTAAAGTCCTTCTGGCTGTCCAGAATAATTTTTTTAATGAGTTGGTGATCCTCTTGCTCATGGGTAGTTTTGTAAAACTTTTTGATCGTTTCCTTTAACACCGTGGGCGTGGCGATTGCCGGTTGTATGATAAAACCGCAGTAAAAACTTAAGTCCTGTATGGTATCAAAATCGAGCGGGTCTGCCATGGCAATGACCAATCCTGATCTTTCCAACCGAAGAGGGATGACAGAATATTTTTTCACCAGGGATTCCGGAATGAGCAGCAAAATGTCATGGTCAATCGTCGTAATCGTTTCGACATGCTGGTACCCAAGCTGAGATCCCAGGGTCCGGGCGATTTCTACTTCAGAGGTATAATTTAATTCAACAAGAACCTCTCCTAACCTTTTTCCGGTTTTCTTCTGGCGGTCAAGGGCTTTTAAAAGTTGCTCTTCAGTCAAGATTCCGCTGATAACCAGGATTTCTCCTAATTTCCGTTTTTGCAGCAGGGATGATTCTTTGGGCGGCATAAAGGGCTCCAAAACAAGGGATCGTTAATTTGATAAGGGCTTTTTTATAAGGTAACAATAATCTGACAATTGTCAATGGCCTTATTAAAAAAAAGGATGGAACAAAAAAAATAGCTTCAGGCAAATTGAGCAAAAACAGGTTTAAAATCTTTGTTTGAGGTTAAAGAGATTTTGCAGCTCGTCATTCAACATTTCTTTTCCAAGCGGGACTCTTTTAGGAATGAGTGAGACAGCGGTCATTGCTTCATATCGGTTGCCGTCGGTTTTGAAAATCAATGCCCCGTCCTGATCGGTTCGGTAAATACGGGTGTGAAGTGTCTGATAGAGCGCTATCGTGTCGGGATTGGGATGATGGTATGCATTATGACGCCCGGCCGAGAAAACGGAGATTTCCGGGGACAGGGATCGAATGAACGCCGGATCGGCAGAACTTTTTCCTCCGTGATGGGGAACTTTAAGAAAGGTCGCTGTCAGTCCGGGGTGCTCAAAAAGAATTCTTTCCTCTGCCTCTTTTTCGATATCCGCGGTAAATAAAAGAGCGTGTCGATGGTAGTCGATTTTAATGACAATCCCATCGTTATTTTCTTTGGCGCGGGCAGAAGAACGGACCGGGTCTTTCAGATGGGGATTGAATACCATTATCCCAATCTCTCCCATTTTTAAGTGATCGTCCGAATCCACAACTTTTTCGTTCAGATGCCGGTCTTGAATCATCTTTTCAAAGTGAACCGAAACCTGGGTCTTTTCGGTCTTTCCATTGGTCCAGACCTCTCCCACCTCAAATTTTTTTAAAATATAAATCAGTCCGCCGATATGATCGTTTTGAGGGTGGGTTGCAACCAGATAGTCGAGACGACGGATTCCGCGGTTCCAGAGAAAGGGTGCAACCACGAGGCGTCCGACGTCAAACTCATGGTAACGTCCCCCGCCGTCAATGAGCATATTTTTTCCGTCAGGAAACTCGATATAAGAGGAATCCCCCTGTCCCACGTCCAGGATCGTTACTTCTATTTTTCCGGCATGGGGATGGATCCGGGGGCCAAAATGCCACCAGAAAGGAACCAAAAAGGCAAGGGTCCATCCGAGGGCCTTCTTTTTTGGAGGCAGCCTTCCATATAAAAGGATAAGAATTAAAGTGAAAAATAAAATAATCTGGAATAAGGGTGGCGACGCCAGATGAATTTCTGCATAGGGAAAAGCCGAAAACCATTTTACAATTTTGTAAAACCAGGTAAAAAGGAGCCGGTTTAGAGGTTCGAAATAAAGGAAAGAGGCGTTAA
The window above is part of the Nitrospirota bacterium genome. Proteins encoded here:
- a CDS encoding CBS domain-containing protein, which codes for MVKVKQIMTKNPVKVDAQKTVREAVNIMTEKKLGSLLVCKGNEIVGILEESDIIRNVLEKDLNPYIVKVEAVMSVPFVIDEEKTDNEASDMMFQRKVRHLAVSVDSKIGGIVSMQDLIRPVYTGRSFWT
- a CDS encoding HD domain-containing protein gives rise to the protein MTWKQAYEGVAMFADPIHEYIPFTTPTSAHPEEMTEKDLIDTPWVQRLRYVYQLQSARWVYPSAEHTRFPHSIGAMHIASRFAKRLYPSLKAVIKNPPSAEYIEAVLRIAALLHDSGHGPFCHFFDHNFLEQFNLTHEDISQKIITDELGPMIKKIKRSPSGPFRAGEKLVPEQIAFLIKKDYQKDKKNFPQWLTFLQPLLGGIYTADNLDYVLRDAYMCGVAIGPVDLDRLIYYTFFTDKGLTLHRSGFPALSMFLNSRLYMYSNVYYHRTTRAIDLHLKEIFRPTIQQILPKNPLHQMSDYLSLTDWNLIEEVRKWKSSRDKEKQRLGVEWDRILNRQVKWKMAFETILSIKTHEKGSTMIEAEELERKIRKVLPPSLKNVTFRVDMPGQDPRPINPLMMGEQQIYIYNPSNKKVSKEALWEFFDYIPARIYQCRIFTLNHDHDEQLSEAVEKVLGGAISSIPTNI
- a CDS encoding ABC transporter ATP-binding protein, whose protein sequence is MIDLKNVSRTYPQGSLTVHALNEISFHIFPGEFCLLMGPSGCGKSTLLNLIGGLDQPTSGEIFFQGRSTAHLTDREWTLYRRTKIGIVFQFFNLLPTLSVYENISLPLVLNKLSRKEIDRKVFQLADRLGLLGKEARLPGDLSGGEQQRVAIARALVHSPDLLLADEPTGNLDSQMGTQILDLIRAVSKENQMTVVMASHSQEAASYGDRIIRLKDGKILS
- a CDS encoding ABC transporter permease; its protein translation is MLKLLKIWSFSHFKILKGNTLVTLLGIAFGVAIFTAIQIANQNIRDSFKWTIDQVAGKSRLEITGPDSGFSEEKIVKVREFPGVKEALPMIFQSVSVQDPITKGEEEVVVLGVDLLQQSQFPDFTIVQDEHPEFLPGMTGLLEPNSILISSFLAEHFHLRSGSVFSFTSGHKTIHTHVAGIIQEPHDLPPLYGGFFAMMDIASSQVLFNKLGKLDRIGLLVEENEPLEPLIKEIEHTLPGLMVQSPEQKNSMVDSMLGSFNLNLKALSEISILVGMFLIYNTLSLLVVRRKVEIGILRSVGLSGREVLRLVLLEALILGAIGSLIGIGLGFLISKWILKAVSLTVTSLYLKVFTQTVSFPLAAGLESLLTGIGVSLIAALIPAWEASRFLPRENLIRRGEVKNPHLSGGLALTGLFCFMVSSVLVFFPPIHPLPLFGYLAAIFLLMGLSLMTPACMFILSRFLTAPIFRNRFVFFKMAGSGFFKQPARNSISIAALMMSVSLLISVTLMIHSFRKTVDLWIDQTIKADFVIEPSGWLNPGTLSLVTPDLEEKIKKIEGIAGVDLYREDHLLYGNDPYLLNSRKLSIHQQYSRYLFTEGDSSEILKEAIDRNEILISERFSLEHHLRKGDSVTLNTPTGPASFQIGGIFYDYTTQGGKVVIDRSLYLKYWNDPLVNVLAVYLSKESIDQRRGEAIRREVEEALQKKDLLVISNQEIKSKVMAIFDQTFAITRVLEWITIFISLLGIINTLLANLLEQKREIGILRSMGATRNQIGILTLCETGWITLLGNLLGAVGGLALSLILIFVINKQSFFWSIQFDFSGMIFLRTFAIVTLTAILAGYFPARNAAGGNISEAVHYE
- a CDS encoding carotenoid 1,2-hydratase; amino-acid sequence: MNKTAALFVLISLLAPGTGSAKEFKPALPGYSYHFPADHGSHDDYQVEWWYFTGHLTDKKGSQTGFELTFFRTGVQNDSIRGNPSKWRVENIYSAHFAISDEMEKTFWFQEKISREALGKAGAEKSHFHAWIDHWYGNEKQGVFYLGAEEGAGENKKKIELKLIPEKPLVIHGQMGVSPKDEKEINRSHYYSFTRLKTSGTLVLNGKELEVEGISWMDHEFGSSPLLPSQTGWDWFSIQLDNRTELMFYQIRNKDGSAPFSFGTLIDENGKTETLHSKDFSIRAKGRWRSPGGGSYPMGWELTLPREHLTLLLTPAIENQELNVFGGKMRYWEGSVSVSEKSSTLSGAGYVELTGYQTGFDSLFSQKGQ
- the tadA gene encoding Flp pilus assembly complex ATPase component TadA: MPPKESSLLQKRKLGEILVISGILTEEQLLKALDRQKKTGKRLGEVLVELNYTSEVEIARTLGSQLGYQHVETITTIDHDILLLIPESLVKKYSVIPLRLERSGLVIAMADPLDFDTIQDLSFYCGFIIQPAIATPTVLKETIKKFYKTTHEQEDHQLIKKIILDSQKDFNDSVVQIIPEIKENGPDGLSDRRHALAPIIEMANLILAKAIKLNASDIHIEPFSNESIVRCRVDGLLHEIMQIPKWIHGALVSRIKILANLDIAIKRIPQDGEVRLKANGKEINLRISSLPSYFGEKVVIRILSQSTESLKFETLGISPPEQEKVKEMLSRKKGIILVTGPTGSGKTTTLYAMLNHINHPSINIVTVENPIEYHLHGITQIQINPEGGLTFATALRAILRQDPDVIFVGEIRDTETAQIAFRSAMTGHLVISTLHTNDAPSAVIRLLDLGIPSYMISSLLIGVMAQRLVRKICPDCKVPYAPPEEETRPFNLTRKEAQKIGFFKGKGCKSCNQTGFKGRSAVLEILPIQSKLREMISLSPTEQQFKNACKDAGVISMSENGLQKVKEGLTPFSELIRCLETDEHLDTLCGSCAHLFRNDFNLCPMCGEKPKNKCNRCNQVIQSRWNYCPFCENKLSKPV